In Zingiber officinale cultivar Zhangliang chromosome 8B, Zo_v1.1, whole genome shotgun sequence, a single genomic region encodes these proteins:
- the LOC122017525 gene encoding uncharacterized protein LOC122017525 has protein sequence MIQLLFTVLAAEAALLFSTTLRKLVVMGVDHLKRGRGPVVVKTVAATALVVFCSSLYSMAKINRRSVEHGTLTPTDQVLMSRNLLEATLMGFILFLALVVDRLHHYVRELRWLRTSLDSATKHDRAL, from the exons ATGATCCAGCTTCTCTTCACCGTGCTGGCCGCGGAGGCCGCGCTGCTCTTCAGCACTACGCTCCGCAAGCTCGTCGTCATGGGCGTCGACCACCTCAAGCGCGGCCGCGGTCCCGTGGTGGTCAAGACCGTGGCCGCCACGGCCCTGGTAGTCTTCTGTTCCAGCCTCTATAGCATGGCCAAGATCAACCGCCGCTCCGTCGAGCACGGCACGCTCACGCCCACCGACCAGGTCCTTATGAGCCGCAACCTGCTCGAAGCCACCCTCATGG GTTTCATTCTGTTCCTTGCGCTCGTAGTAGATCGCCTTCATCACTACGTTAGAGAATTGCGTTGGCTGAGAACCAGCTTGGACTCTGCGACGAAGCACGACAGAGCATTGTAA
- the LOC122017151 gene encoding mitochondrial inner membrane protease subunit 1-like: MAAARGRIAAFLTDAASRLSHIPWRSIGSDALDRASLVVKAACFVHVVNTYIVGIAFVRGPSMLPTINLTGDVVAVERITPRRGTVEVGDVVILISPENPRKTVAKRVVGLQGDAVTFLVDPIHGNATRTVAVPMGHVWVQGDNIYSSRDSRQFGPVPYGLIQGRAFCKVWPPEAVGFIGEKY; this comes from the exons ATGGCAGCCGCCCGAGGCCGCATCGCCGCCTTTCTCACCGACGCCGCCTCCCGTCTCAGCCACATACCTTGGCGGAGTATCGGATCGGACGCCCTCGACCGCGCCTCCCTCGTCGTCAAGGCCGCTTGCTTCGTCCACGTCGTCAACACCTACATCGTCGGCATCGCCTTT GTGCGAGGTCCCAGCATGCTGCCCACCATCAATCTCACCGGTGATGTCGTTGCCGTCGAGAGAATCACTCCGAGAAGGGGTACTGTTGAAGTCGGAGACGTTGTCATCCTCATTTCGCCGGAGAACCCGAGGAAGACCGTCGCGAAGAGAGTAGTGGGTCTTCAGGGAGACGCTGTCACTTTCCTGGTCGATCCCATCCATGGGAACGCTACACGTACAGTGGCG GTGCCGATGGGGCATGTATGGGTGCAGGGTGATAACATATATTCTTCAAGAGATTCAAGGCAATTTGGTCCTGTTCCTTATGGGCTCATCCAAGGGAGAGCTTTCTGTAAG GTGTGGCCACCTGAAGCTGTTGGATTCATAGGAGAAAAATATTAG
- the LOC122013794 gene encoding U-box domain-containing protein 7-like — protein MDSIEAEENLYAASDAKLHGEMCKQLSAIVYDILKIFPSVEEAKPRSKSGIQALCSLHVAIDKARNILRHCSECSKLYLAITSDSVLVKFNKVKCGLEEGLQLVHGIVPQQDISRRIKEIMEAAAGTGFALDQSEKQVGDEVISLLNKEKRFDGDSNDHEELKIFHQAVLKLGITSYKTALWERRSLKKLLESARAEEDERKESIVAYLLHLMRKYSKLFRKDLPDDPDFQQGSCPSSPTVDCTAVQEKGWRLEKRASKFCAINFKQSGEESGNAPVPPEELRCPISLQLMYDPIVISSGQTYERVCIEKWFGDGHSTCPKTRQQLSHLCLTPNYCVKGLIVSWCEQNGVAAPSGPPESLDLNYWRLALSVPDNQTVPAENGSAKTPEPLTAEESVSLEKKGDELDEVAKCENLLAALNQARTMEEQREAAEKIRLLLKNDEEARIYMGASGFVEAIVQFLKSAVDEGDEPAQETAAMALFNLAVNNNRNKEKLVSAGLMQLLEEMIRNPKMHEAAAALYLNLSCLESAKVMIGSSPSAVQFLVQLLQAANCRRSCKHDALYALYHLSSHPANVAPLLSAGVINVLHSLIAAAPAASGNKMWVEKALAVLINLSSSPSANREIVSTAGLIAAMASVLENGEAVEQEQAASCFLLLCEGDKSCSHVVLQEGVIPSLVCVSVNGTPRGREKAQRLLKLFREQRQREMAHQAVLDQTPQLAPAYGGTGDEIIDSSEGIVSEEMPLKKSRSRRLGRAFTLMWKLRGSWSVRNHR, from the exons ATGGACTCCATTGAGGCCGAGGAGAATCTGTACGCCGCGAGTGATGCAAAG TTGCATGGCGAAATGTGCAAGCAACTTTCTGCGATTGTCTACGACATATTGAAAATCTTTCCCAGCGTGGAGGAAGCAAAACCCAGAAGCAAGTCAGGAATACAAGCGCTGTGTTCGTTGCACGTCGCCATCGACAAGGCCAGGAACATTCTTCGCCATTGCTCCGAGTGCAGCAAGCTTTACCtg GCTATAACTTCAGATTCTGTTCTTGTGAAATTTAACAAGGTGAAATGTGGTCTCGAGGAAGGTCTTCAGCTTGTCCATGGCATAGTCCCCCAACAAGACATTAGTCGTCGG attaaggAGATCATGGAGGCGGCGGCGGGGACTGGCTTCGCTCTGGATCAATCGGAGAAGCAAGTGGGCGACGAGGTTATCTCTTTGCTGAACAAGGAGAAAAGATTCGACGGCGATTCCAATGATCACGAAGAACTGAAGATATTTCATCAAGCCGTCTTGAAGCTGGGCATCACCTCCTACAAAACAGCTCTCTGGGAGAGAAGATCGCTGAAGAAACTGTTGGAGAGCGCCCGCGCAGAGGAAGACGAGAGGAAGGAGTCCATCGTCGCTTACTTACTCCATCTCATGAGGAAATACTCCAAACTGTTCAGGAAAGACTTGCCGGACGACCCCGACTTCCAGCAGGGTTCCTGTCCTTCGTCCCCCACCGTCGACTGCACCGCCGTCCAGGAGAAAGGTTGGCGTTTGGAGAAGCGAGCTTCTAAGTTCTGCGCGATCAATTTCAAGCAGAGTGGAGAGGAATCAGGCAATGCGCCGGTGCCGCCGGAGGAGCTGAGGTGCCCGATCTCTCTGCAGCTCATGTACGACCCTATCGTCATATCTTCCGGGCAGACGTACGAGCGCGTGTGCATCGAGAAATGGTTCGGCGACGGCCACAGTACTTGTCCCAAGACTCGACAGCAGCTTTCTCACCTCTGCCTCACGCCGAATTACTGCGTCAAGGGGCTGATCGTGAGTTGGTGCGAGCAGAATGGAGTGGCGGCTCCGAGCGGCCCGCCGGAATCGCTCGATCTCAACTACTGGAGGCTGGCTCTGTCGGTTCCTGACAACCAAACCGTGCCGGCTGAGAACGGAAGCGCCAAGACACCGGAGCCGCTCACGGCGGAAGAGAGCGTGAGTTTGGAGAAGAAAGGCGATGAGCTGGATGAGGTCGCCAAGTGCGAGAACTTGCTGGCCGCGTTGAATCAAGCGAGGACCATGGAGGAGCAACGCGAGGCCGCGGAGAAAATTCGGCTTCTTCTCAAGAACGACGAAGAGGCGAGGATCTACATGGGCGCGAGTGGCTTTGTGGAGGCGATCGTCCAGTTCCTGAAGTCGGCCGTCGATGAGGGCGATGAACCAGCACAAGAAACTGCAGCCATGGCACTCTTCAATCTCGCCGTCAACAATAACAG GAACAAAGAGAAGTTGGTGTCCGCCGGACTGATGCAGCTTTTGGAGGAGATGATTCGAAATCCCAAAATGCATGAGGCGGCGGCTGCTCTGTACCTCAACTTGTCATGTCTCGAATCGGCCAAGGTCATGATCGGCTCGAGCCCATCGGCGGTGCAGTTCCTGGTTCAGCTGCTGCAGGCCGCCAACTGCAGAAGAAGCTGCAAGCACGACGCCCTATACGCTTTGTACCACCTTTCCTCCCACCCAGCCAACGTCGCTCCCCTGCTCTCCGCCGGCGTCATAAACGTCCTTCATTCCCTGATCGCCGCAGCGCCCGCAGCATCGGGGAACAAGATGTGGGTGGAGAAGGCTCTGGCCGTGCTGATAAACTTGTCGTCGAGCCCTTCCGCCAACAGGGAAATAGTCTCCACCGCGGGCCTCATTGCGGCGATGGCGAGCGTGCTGGAGAACGGGGAGGCTGTGGAGCAGGAGCAGGCGGCCTCCTGCTTCCTGCTGCTGTGCGAGGGCGACAAGAGCTGCAGCCACGTGGTGCTCCAAGAAGGCGTCATCCCTTCTCTCGTCTGCGTCTCCGTGAACGGGACGCCGCGAGGGAGAGAGAAAGCGCAGAGGCTGCTGAAGCTGTTCAGGGAGCAGAGGCAACGCGAAATGGCGCACCAGGCGGTACTGGATCAGACGCCCCAGTTAGCGCCGGCCTACGGCGGAACTGGTGACGAGATCATCGACAGCTCCGAAGGGATTGTCTCCGAGGAGATGCCGCTGAAGAAATCAAGATCGCGGAGGCTCGGGAGAGCTTTCACGTTGATGTGGAAGCTGAGGGGTTCCTGGAGCGTGAGGAATCATCGATAg
- the LOC122013795 gene encoding pollen receptor-like kinase 3 gives MEQQWRTAFALVLYFTIHPAIFNVFTIAQETAAPVTDDAAALLSLKDSFTEGGDALSSWSSSPATSPCGWFGVICVSGVLTGLRLAKLGLSGTVNLTALSHVKGLRSISLNDNKFSGPLPPELSTLGSIRSLFLSHNAFSGEIPDGLFASMRHLNKLWLDDNQFTGRIPSSISNAHSKLIELRLEDNAFDGTIPTFDHISSTLKAFNASNNQLSGLIPASLARFGASSFAGNPGLCGPPLDSSSCGTAPSPAKSSEGPPMEQARSQTHINVVVGVVAAVLVLLVLVASLFCRRRHDHQENLDASAEAMESGTASVAAAAATQKEEKDSEATSGRKPVGASRGPTGMAGLVMINEEKGAFRLADLMKATAEVLGNGGLGSAYKAAMANGLTVVVKRLCDMNRIGKETFDGEMRRLGSLRHPNVLTPLAYYYRKEEKLLVSEYVPKGSLRNVLHGDRGAEHPALDWPTRLKIALGIARGMAYLHAELAAVDVPHGNLKSSNILLADNFEPLIADHGLVPLVGVAQASQVMFAYRTPEGTQHRLVSPKSDVFCLGVVILELVTGKFPSQYANDNKGGTDVVQQATSAIVERREAGELAGDIAAPDTVQGMVRLLRVAAACVDANPEERPEMLEVAELVQEIVSG, from the exons ATGGAACAGCAATGGCGAACAGCCTTTGCTCTCGTCTTATATTTCACGATCCACCCGGCGATCTTCAACGTTTTCACGATTGCCCAGGAGACGGCAGCTCCGGTGACCGACGACGCCGCCGCCCTTCTCTCGCTTAAGGATTCCTTCACTGAAGGCGGCGACGCTCTTTCCTCCTGGTCGTCTTCTCCCGCCACCTCTCCCTGCGGTTGGTTCGGCGTGATTTGCGTCAGCGGCGTCCTCACCGGCCTCCGCCTTGCCAAACTCGGTCTCTCCGGCACCGTCAATCTCACTGCCCTCTCTCATGTTAAGGGCCTCCGATCCATTAGCCTCAACGACAATAAATTTTCCGGGCCACTTCCGCCGGAACTCTCTACCCTCGGGAGCATCAGATCCTTATTCCTCTCCCACAATGCCTTCTCCGGTGAGATCCCCGACGGGCTCTTCGCCTCCATGCGCCACCTCAACAAGCTCTGGCTAGACGACAACCAATTCACCGGGCGCATCCCCTCCTCCATCTCGAATGCGCACtccaagctcatcgagctccggCTGGAGGATAACGCCTTCGACGGAACCATCCCTACTTTCGACCACATCTCCAGCACTCTCAAGGCTTTCAATGCATCCAACAACCAGCTCAGCGGTCTCATTCCCGCCTCCTTAGCTCGCTTTGGCGCCTCCTCCTTCGCGGGGAATCCGGGTCTCTGTGGACCTCCTCTCGACTCCAGCTCATGCGGAACGGCGCCATCGCCGGCAAAATCCTCGGAGGGGCCGCCAATGGAGCAGGCCAGATCTCAAACCCACATCAACGTCGTGGTCGGGGTGGTAGCTGCAGTGCTCGTCCTCCTCGTCCTGGTGGCGTCACTCTTCTGTCGCAGACGGCATGATCATCAGGAAAATCTCGATGCGTCCGCAGAGGCCATGGAGTCGGGAACAGCCTCTGTAGCCGCGGCTGCCGCGACacagaaggaggagaaggattcCGAGGCGACGTCGGGCCGCAAGCCTGTCGGAGCGAGCCGCGGGCCGACGGGGATGGCGGGTCTGGTCATGATTAACGAGGAAAAGGGCGCGTTCCGACTCGCTGACTTGATGAAGGCCACCGCTGAGGTCCTGGGGAACGGCGGCCTTGGTTCTGCCTACAAGGCCGCCATGGCTAACGGCTTAACCGTCGTCGTCAAGCGACTGTGCGACATGAACCGGATCGGCAAGGAGACCTTCGACGGTGAGATGCGGCGGCTGGGGAGCCTTCGCCATCCCAATGTCCTCACTCCGCTAGCCTACTATTATCGGAAGGAGGAGAAGCTCCTTGTCTCCGAGTACGTGCCCAAGGGTAGCCTGCGCAACGTGCTCCATG GTGATCGTGGCGCAGAGCACCCGGCGTTAGATTGGCCAACGCGGCTCAAGATCGCGTTAGGGATCGCGCGCGGAATGGCGTACCTCCACGCCGAACTGGCTGCCGTGGACGTGCCGCACGGCAACCTCAAGTCCTCCAACATCCTCCTCGCCGACAATTTCGAGCCACTCATCGCCGACCACGGCCTCGTTCCGCTGGTCGGAGTGGCGCAGGCCTCGCAGGTTATGTTCGCGTACCGGACGCCGGAAGGCACGCAGCACCGCCTCGTGTCGCCTAAGTCGGACGTCTTCTGTCTCGGCGTCGTCATCCTCGAGCTCGTCACCGGCAAGTTCCCGTCGCAATACGCGAACGACAACAAGGGCGGAACAGACGTCGTGCAACAGGCGACGTCGGCTATCGTTGAGAGGCGAGAGGCGGGCGAATTGGCCGGGGACATCGCCGCACCAGACACGGTCCAAGGCATGGTGCGGCTCCTCAGGGTGGCCGCCGCCTGTGTGGACGCGAACCCAGAGGAAAGGCCGGAGATGTTGGAGGTGGCGGAACTCGTCCAAGAGATCGTGAGCGGGTAG